From the genome of Ananas comosus cultivar F153 linkage group 16, ASM154086v1, whole genome shotgun sequence, one region includes:
- the LOC109722239 gene encoding zinc protease PQQL-like encodes MDLLPTEGPAPGRRVGFRSLKLLSVAMDEALPEEPVGVAYGVLDNGLSYYVRSNPKPRMRAALALAVNVGSVLEEEEERGVAHIVEHLAFSATKKYSNHDIVKFLESIGAEFGACQNALTSSDETIYELLVPVDKPDLLSQAISVLAEFSSEVRVSTEDLEKERGAVLEEYRGGRNAAGRMQDAHWVLMFEGSKYAERLPIGLEKVIRTVTPETVKHFYHKWYHFSNMAVVAVGDFSDTQSVVELIKAHFGQKVSVTGSSPPIPDFPVPSHKEPRFSCFVESEAAGSAVMISCKLPVSEMKTVKDYRDSLAEAMFHCALNQRFFKISRRRDPPYFSCSSAADSLVRPVKAYIMTSSCGEGGTVEALESMLLEVARVRLHGFSEREISIVRALMMSEIESAFLERDQMQSTSLRDEYLQHFLRKEPVVGIEYEAQLQKTLLPHISPAEVSKFAINFCTTCSCVIKIVEPRARATLEDLKAAVVKVDALENERNIPLWDDENVPEEIVGESPEPGSIVEQVEYVSIGVSELLLSNGMRICYKCTDFLDDQVIFTGFAYGGLSELSEDEYISCSMGSTISGEIGVFGYKPSVLMDMLAGKRAEVSTKVGAYMRTFSGDCSPSDLETALQLVYQLFTTNVEPREEEVKIVMQMAEEAIRAQERDPYTAFANRVRELNYGNSYFFRPIRISDLKNVDPIRACEYFNNCFKDPSSFTVVIVGNIHPAVSLPLILQYLGGIPKPSEPILQFNRDDLKGLPFKFPATIIREVVRSPMVEAQCSVQLAFPVLLKNSSMMEEIHYVGFLSKLLETKIMQVLRFKHGQIYSVNVSVFLGGNKPSRSGDVRGDISVNFSCDPDISSKLVDLALDEISYLQDQGPSEQDVLTVLEIEQRAHENGLQENYYWLDRILRSYQSRAYSGDVGASFKIQDEGRTKVRKALTRSRVQLALQRILPFPCRKQYTVVILMPRLSHFRMLKSLLHLSTNGFSRDAKILAGAAGAVVLGISLWRYSRSTLKS; translated from the exons ATGGATCTTCTTCCAACGGAGGGCCCGGCGCCGGGGCGGCGCGTGGGGTTCCGGTCGCTGAAGCTTCTGAGCGTCGCCATGGACGAGGCGTTGCCGGAGGAGCCCGTGGGCGTTGCGTACGGCGTCCTCGACAACGGCCTCTCCTACTACGTCCGCTCCAACCCCAAGCCCCGCATGCgcgccgccctcgccctcgccgtcaACGTCGG CTCAGTtttggaagaagaggaggagcggGGAGTTGCTCATATCGTCGAACACCTAGCTTTCAGCGCCAcaaagaaatattcaaatcatgatATTGTTAAGTTTTTGGAGAGCATTGGGGCTGAGTTTGGCGCGTGCCAGAATGCGCTGACTTCTTCTGATGAAACTATTTACGAGTTGCTCGTTCCTGTGGACAAGCCTGACCTCTTATCACAGGCCATTTCAGTTCTAGCGGAGTTCAGTTCAGAG GTTCGAGTATCGACAGAGGATCTTGAAAAAGAGCGTGGAGCTGTTTTGGAAGAATATAGAGGAGGGCGTAACGCTGCAGGACGCATGCAGGACGCCCATTGGGTTCTAATGTTTGAAGGATCAAAG TATGCAGAACGGCTGCCGATAGGTTTGGAGAAGGTGATACGGACAGTTACACCTGAGACTGTTAAGCACTTCTACCATAAGTGGTACCACTTTAGCAATATGGCTGTGGTTGCTGTGGGTGATTTCTCGGATACACAG AGTGTAGTTGAGCTAATTAAGGCACATTTTGGTCAAAAAGTTTCAGTTACTGGCTCTTCTCCACCCATTCCAGATTTTCCTGTTCCATCGCATAAAGAACCCCGATTCTCATGCTTTGTTGAATCTGAAGCTGCTGGG TCTGCAGTGATGATCAGCTGCAAGCTGCCTGTGAGTGAGATGAAAACAGTGAAGGATTACCGGGATTCGCTTGCTGAGGCGATGTTTCATTGTGCTTTAAACCAGAGGTTTTTCAAAATATCTCGCAGGAGAGATCCCCCATACTTCTCTTGCTCTTCTGCTGCAGATTCTCTTGTTCGTCCTGTAAAAGCTTACATCATGACTTCGAGTTGCGGAGAAGGGGGGACTGTTGAGGCCCTTGAGTCTATGCTACTTGAG GTTGCCCGAGTTCGACTTCATGGTTTTTCAGAACGTGAAATATCCATTGTACGTGCATTGATGATGTCGGAGATTGAATCTGCATTTTTAGAGCGTGACCAAATGCAATCAACAAGTTTACGTGATGAATATTTACAG CACTTTTTACGCAAGGAACCGGTTGTTGGTATTGAGTACGAAGCCCAATTACAGAAGACTCTCCTGCCTC ACATTTCTCCAGCAGAGGTATCAAAGTTTGCTATAAACTTTTGCACTACCTGCAGCTGTGTAATAAAAATAGTAGAACCTCGAGCTCGTGCTACTCTAGAGGATCTGAAAGCTGCTGTAGTAAAAGTCGATGCTttagaaaatgagagaaatattcCTCTTTGGGATGATGAAAATGTTCCTGAAGAAATTGTTGGAGAAAGCCCAGAACCAGG GAGCATTGTAGAACAGGTAGAGTACGTGAGCATTGGTGTCTCTGAGTTACTTTTGTCCAATGGCATGAGGATTTGCTATAAGTGTACCGACTTTCTTGATGATCAG GTTATTTTTACTGGGTTTGCTTATGGTGGTTTATCCGAATTGTCAGAGGATGAATATATTTCATGCTCAATGGGGTCAACCATCTCTGGAGAGATCGGTGTATTTGGGTATAAACCGTCAGTCCTTATGGACATGCTTGCCGGTAAAAGAGCTGAAGTCAGCACAAAAGTTGGAGCATACATGAGAACGTTTTCTGGTGATTGCTCGCCTTCTGATCTGGAAACTGCTCTCCAG CTAGTCTACCAACTATTTACTACAAATGTGGAACCAAGGGAAGAGGAAGTGAAAATAGTAATGCAAATGGCAGAGGAAGCAATTCGTGCCCAAGAAAGAGACCCTTACACTGCATTTGCAAATCGTGTACGGGAACTCAATTATGGGAACTCCTACTTTTTCAGG CCGATTCGAATTAGTGACCTGAAAAATGTGGATCCCATCAGAGCATGTGAATATTTCAACAACTGCTTCAAGGATCCTTCAAGTTTTACTGTAGTCATAGTTGGGAATATCCATCCGGCTGTGTCTCTTCCTTTGATTTTGCAGTACTTG GGTGGGATACCAAAGCCGTCAGAACCAATTCTACAGTTTAACCGTGATGACCTAAAAGGGTTGCCTTTCAAATTTCCAGCCACTATTATTAG GGAAGTTGTCCGCAGTCCTATGGTTGAAGCTCAGTGCTCTGTCCAACTAGCATTTCCTGTGTTGCTGAAGAATTCATCAATG ATGGAAGAGATCCACTATGTTGGGTTTTTGAGTAAACTTCTCGAGACCaaaattatgcaagttcttCGGTTCAAACATGGCCAG ATATACTCAGTTAATGTCTCCGTCTTCCTGGGTGGTAATAAACCTTCGAGAAGTGGAGATGTTCGTGGTGACATAAGTGTAAATTTCTCGTGTGACCCAGACATCTCATCTAAACTT GTTGACCTTGCCTTGGATGAGATATCATATCTTCAAGATCAAGGTCCTTCTGAGCAGGATGTTTTGACTGTTCTGGAGATAGAACAACGAGCTCATGAAAATGGTTTGCAG GAAAATTATTATTGGCTAGACAGAATTTTGCGAAGCTACCAATCAAGAGCTTATTCTGGGGATGTTGGTGCATCATTCAAG ATTCAAGATGAAGGACGGACTAAAGTCAGAAAAGCTTTGACACGGAGCAGAGTGCAATTGGCATTGCAAAGAATATTACCTTTTCCATGTAGAAAACAATACACTGTAGTCATTCTAATGCCGCGGTTATCTCACTTTAGGATGCTGAAGTCCTTGCTTCATTTGAGCACCAACGGTTTTAGCAGAGACGCTAAG ATTTTGGCTGGTGCAGCTGGTGCAGTGGTCTTAGGGATCAGCTTATGGAGATACTCACGAAGTACTCTGAAATCTTAG